The Chelonoidis abingdonii isolate Lonesome George chromosome 9, CheloAbing_2.0, whole genome shotgun sequence genome has a segment encoding these proteins:
- the LOC116833066 gene encoding gonadotropin-releasing hormone II receptor-like: protein MNISQGAGTVPCSSLPPAEGSCGWGPWPNRTEGALQLPTFSPAAKARVILTFVLLTISAAGNLAVLWAGAGGRRGKLSHIHLLLLHLAAADLLVTFVVMPLDAVWNITVQWQAGDLACRLLMYLKLLAMYASAFITVVISLDRQAAILRPLAIAQAHRRNRLMLYAAWLLSAGLSLPQLFLFHTVTIRSPQNFTQCTTQGSFPRRWHEMAYNMLGFTCLFLLPLLIMVCCYSRILLEISRRMGTSLFSKEVPLRRSTNNIPRARLRVLKLSLVIVSSFIVCWTPYYLLGLWYWFCPRAMEETVSQSLTHILFIFGLLNACLDPLTYGLFTIPFHRGLGHCCWGGHGAGPEPCSPPTGSSRCSATSLHAKRGATATPAHETPTAQSYLGNGTSNVNSSYL, encoded by the exons ATGAACATCAGCCAGGGAGCGGGCACGGTGCCCTGCAGCAGCCTCCCGCCCGCCGAGGGCAGCTGTGGGTGGGGCCCCTGGCCCAACAGGACCGAGggggccctgcagctgcccaCCTTCTCCCCCGCCGCCAAGGCCCGCGTCATCCTCACCTTCGTGCTCCTCACCATCTCGGCCGCCGGCAACCTGGCGGTGCTGTGGGCGGGCGCGGGCGGGAGGCGCGGGAAGCTCTCGCACATCCACCTGCTCCTGCTGCACCTGGCGGCGGCCGACCTGCTGGTCACCTTCGTGGTGATGCCGCTGGACGCCGTCTGGAACATCACGGTGCAGTGGCAGGCAGGGGACCTGGCCTGCCGCCTCCTCATGTACCTCAAGCTGCTGGCCATGTACGCCTCGGCCTTCATCACCGTGGTCATCAGCCTGGACCGCCAGGCGGCCATCCTGCGCCCGCTGGCCATCGCCCAGGCCCACAGGAGGAACCGCCTCATGCTGTACGCGGCCTGGCTGCTGAGCGCtgggctctccctgccccag CTGTTCCTGTTCCATACAGTCACCATCCGCTCCCCGCAGAACTTCACCCAATGCACCACGCAGGGCAGCTTCCCCCGGCGCTGGCACGAGATGGCCTACAACATGCTGGGCTtcacctgcctcttcctcctgcccctgctcatcATGGTCTGCTGCTACTCCCGCATCCTGCTGGAGATCTCCCGCCGCATGGGCACCAGCCTCT TCTCCAAGGAGGTGCCCCTGCGCCGTTCCACCAACAACATCCCGCGGGCGCGACTGCGTGTGCTCAAGCTGAGCCTGGTCATCGTCAGCTCCTTCATCGTGTGCTGGACGCCCTACTACCTGCTGGGCCTCTGGTACTGGTTCTGCCCCCGCGCCATGGAGGAGACGGTCTCACAGTCCCTCACCCACATCCTCTTCATCTTCGGCCTCCTCAACGCCTGCCTGGACCCCCTCACCTATGGCCTCTTCACCATCCCCTTccacagggggctggggcactgcTGCTGGGGCGGGCATGGAGCGGGGCCCGAGCCCTGTTCCCCGCCAACTGGATCCTCGCGCTGCTCCGCCACCTCCTTGCACGCCAAGCGGGGTGCCACGGCCACTCCGGCACACGAGACGCCCACAGCACAGAGCTACCTGGGCAATGGGACCAGCAATGTCAACAGCAGCTACCTGTGA